From a single Spirochaetaceae bacterium genomic region:
- a CDS encoding NAD-dependent epimerase/dehydratase family protein has protein sequence MARSVLVTGATGQIGAALVHALRRRGDRVRCLVRDRERGRAILGADIELAAGDLGDAATLRAALRGVEAVCHLAGRASYWPARAAQMREVNVHGTARLLDACAGAGVATLLHTSSIATLGSVPGDGLGDETTAYDWHGRGIAYFDTKYEAERMVLGDPRVAAVVVNPALVFGAGDRNGNGLRLLREVAAGVPGYPPGGTTAAVLDDVVAGHLAALDHGRAGRRYVLGGHPLSFRELFAAVATVVGAAAPRRRLASWMLHAMGLLHTGASCLNGREPRVSLPTCRILVRNRRYGSARAIRELGYAVSPLAEGLRACWNWHLERGRRAGDG, from the coding sequence ATGGCCCGCTCGGTGCTGGTAACCGGCGCCACCGGCCAGATCGGAGCCGCGCTGGTGCACGCCCTGCGGCGGCGCGGCGACCGGGTGCGCTGCCTGGTCCGCGACCGGGAACGGGGGCGGGCCATACTTGGTGCAGACATCGAACTGGCGGCCGGCGACCTCGGCGACGCCGCCACGCTGCGCGCCGCACTGCGCGGCGTGGAGGCGGTGTGCCATCTCGCCGGGCGCGCGTCCTACTGGCCCGCCCGTGCCGCGCAAATGCGCGAGGTCAACGTGCACGGCACCGCACGCCTGCTGGATGCCTGCGCCGGCGCCGGCGTCGCCACGCTGTTGCACACCAGCTCCATCGCCACGCTCGGTTCGGTTCCCGGCGACGGGCTGGGCGACGAGACCACCGCGTACGACTGGCACGGCCGCGGCATCGCCTACTTCGACACCAAGTACGAGGCCGAACGCATGGTGCTCGGCGATCCGCGCGTGGCGGCGGTGGTCGTCAACCCCGCACTGGTGTTCGGCGCCGGGGACCGCAACGGCAATGGCCTGCGGCTGCTGCGCGAAGTTGCCGCCGGCGTGCCCGGCTATCCGCCCGGCGGCACCACGGCCGCGGTGCTCGACGACGTGGTAGCCGGGCACCTGGCCGCCCTCGATCACGGGCGCGCCGGCCGGCGCTACGTTCTCGGCGGACATCCGCTGTCGTTCCGGGAGTTGTTCGCAGCCGTTGCCACGGTGGTGGGCGCTGCCGCGCCGCGGCGCCGGCTGGCATCGTGGATGCTGCACGCCATGGGGCTGCTGCACACCGGCGCCAGTTGCCTGAACGGGCGCGAACCGCGGGTTTCCCTGCCCACCTGCCGCATTCTGGTCCGCAACCGCCGCTATGGCTCCGCCAGGGCGATCCGCGAACTCGGCTACGCGGTGTCTCCTCTCGCGGAGGGCCTGCGCGCCTGCTGGAACTGGCACCTGGAGCGCGGTCGCCGCGCCGGGGACGGTTAG
- a CDS encoding aminotransferase class III-fold pyridoxal phosphate-dependent enzyme, with amino-acid sequence MSERFRDGAPRFRHGDALFRRAAQVIPRGIYGTRGPWLVVPGSYPLFAARGRGAHYWDVDGNEYIDYLCGFGASILGYADPTVDAAAHAADAVGFGFNHPTTAMVELAEFLTARIAGMEWALFGKNGSDATSYAIQVARQHTGRRTVLKADGAYHGSHPWATPGTAGLTAEDRAHVHEFTWNDHADLETLVTHHRHDLAAVLVTPYHHPLFHDSEFSQRQFLQRLCGLAHRHGALVISDDVRVGFRACLDGSHRVFEFDPDLTCYSKAMANGHPIAACLGRQPLFSAAGAVFATGTFWMQQGPMAAAMACVRRLEQIDGVALMRQRGTELIEGLRQVAARHGERLHVSGLPSMPKVRFAGETDFVRFQRFCAAATRRGAYFHPYHNWFLSCAHSREDIARTVDIADSALAEVVAGS; translated from the coding sequence TGAGCGAGCGGTTCCGCGATGGCGCACCGCGGTTCAGGCACGGCGATGCGCTGTTCCGGCGCGCGGCGCAGGTGATTCCGCGCGGCATCTACGGTACGCGCGGTCCATGGCTGGTGGTGCCGGGCTCATACCCGCTGTTCGCGGCGCGCGGCCGCGGCGCCCATTACTGGGACGTCGACGGCAACGAGTACATCGACTACCTGTGCGGCTTCGGGGCCAGCATCCTCGGATACGCCGACCCCACCGTCGATGCCGCCGCACACGCCGCCGACGCGGTCGGGTTCGGCTTCAATCACCCGACCACCGCGATGGTCGAGCTGGCCGAGTTCCTGACCGCGCGCATCGCCGGCATGGAATGGGCACTGTTCGGCAAGAACGGCTCCGACGCGACCAGCTACGCCATCCAGGTGGCGCGCCAACACACCGGGCGCCGCACCGTGCTGAAGGCCGACGGCGCGTACCACGGGTCGCACCCCTGGGCGACGCCCGGCACGGCCGGACTTACCGCGGAAGACCGCGCGCACGTCCACGAATTCACCTGGAACGATCACGCCGACCTGGAGACGCTGGTCACGCACCACCGGCACGATCTCGCCGCGGTCCTCGTCACGCCCTACCATCATCCCCTGTTCCACGACTCCGAGTTCTCGCAACGGCAGTTTCTGCAGCGGTTGTGCGGTCTCGCCCACCGGCACGGCGCACTGGTGATCAGCGACGACGTACGCGTGGGGTTTCGCGCCTGCCTGGACGGCTCGCACCGGGTGTTCGAGTTCGACCCCGATCTGACCTGCTATTCGAAAGCGATGGCCAACGGCCATCCGATCGCCGCCTGCCTGGGCCGGCAGCCGCTGTTCTCGGCCGCGGGCGCGGTGTTCGCCACCGGCACCTTCTGGATGCAGCAGGGGCCGATGGCCGCGGCGATGGCCTGCGTACGGCGGCTCGAACAGATCGACGGCGTGGCGCTGATGCGGCAGCGCGGCACCGAGTTGATCGAGGGGCTGCGGCAAGTGGCGGCGCGGCACGGCGAACGGCTGCACGTATCCGGCCTGCCGAGCATGCCCAAGGTGCGCTTTGCCGGTGAGACCGACTTCGTGCGCTTCCAGCGTTTCTGCGCCGCCGCGACGCGCCGCGGCGCGTACTTCCATCCCTACCACAACTGGTTCCTGAGCTGCGCCCACAGCCGCGAGGATATCGCCCGCACCGTCGACATCGCCGACTCCGCGCTGGCGGAGGTGGTCGCCGGGAGCTAA